A genomic region of Pseudomonas abietaniphila contains the following coding sequences:
- a CDS encoding HlyD family secretion protein, whose amino-acid sequence MSMTSKQTLAVCGAVIAVAAASIYGFTGTSGHQSTNDAYIAADYSNVAPKVAGFISQVLVEDNQQVKAGQLLAVIDDRDFLTALAASQAEVLTAKAQYEQASAVLQRQASVIAQAEAALAASKAEVTFAEQEQARYAHLAGMGAGTVQNAQQARNRIDTARARQNSAVASLAADRKQVDILTAQQHAAEAGLKRAQAAHDQAQLQVSYTRIVAPVDGMVGERAVRVGNYVTPGARLLSVVPLDQVYVVGNFQETQLTDVTPGQAVQVRVDTFPGETLKGRVQSVAPATGVTFAAIKPDNATGNFTKVVQRLPVKIVLDAQQPVLSRLRVGMSVEASIDTRNAPDAEVSVR is encoded by the coding sequence ATGAGCATGACCTCCAAGCAAACCCTGGCCGTGTGCGGCGCCGTGATCGCGGTGGCGGCTGCCAGTATCTACGGTTTCACTGGCACGAGTGGGCATCAGAGCACCAACGACGCCTACATCGCTGCCGACTATTCGAACGTCGCACCCAAGGTCGCCGGTTTCATCAGCCAGGTGCTGGTAGAAGACAACCAACAGGTCAAGGCGGGCCAGTTGCTGGCTGTGATCGACGATCGGGATTTCCTGACGGCGTTGGCGGCCTCCCAGGCTGAGGTGCTGACGGCCAAGGCGCAGTACGAACAGGCAAGCGCGGTGCTGCAACGCCAGGCTTCGGTGATCGCTCAGGCTGAAGCGGCGTTGGCTGCCAGCAAGGCCGAGGTGACCTTCGCCGAGCAGGAGCAGGCGCGTTATGCGCATCTGGCAGGCATGGGCGCGGGCACGGTGCAGAATGCACAACAGGCGCGCAACCGGATCGACACGGCGCGGGCGCGGCAGAACAGCGCGGTGGCCTCGCTGGCGGCTGACCGTAAACAGGTCGATATCCTGACCGCGCAGCAACACGCCGCCGAAGCGGGGCTCAAACGCGCGCAAGCCGCGCATGATCAGGCGCAGTTGCAAGTGTCCTACACGCGCATTGTCGCGCCGGTGGACGGCATGGTCGGCGAACGCGCCGTACGCGTCGGCAACTACGTCACCCCTGGTGCGCGGCTGCTGTCGGTGGTGCCGCTGGATCAGGTGTACGTGGTGGGTAACTTTCAGGAGACCCAACTGACCGACGTCACGCCGGGCCAGGCAGTTCAGGTACGCGTGGACACGTTTCCCGGTGAAACCCTCAAAGGCCGCGTTCAGAGCGTCGCCCCCGCGACCGGTGTGACCTTTGCCGCGATCAAGCCGGACAACGCCACGGGCAACTTCACCAAGGTCGTGCAACGATTGCCGGTCAAAATCGTCCTGGACGCGCAGCAACCCGTGTTGAGTCGCCTGCGGGTGGGCATGTCGGTGGAGGCCAGCATCGATACCCGCAATGCACCTGACGCAGAGGTCAGCGTCCGATGA
- a CDS encoding MFS transporter, producing MTAAASVAPLKAPAPTAFGLQTITGLVGVLIAVLVAGINEGVTRIALADIRGAMFIGYDEATWVTSLYSATSLTATAFAPWFAVTLSLRRFTLGAIAVFIVLALLCPLAPDYCSFLLLRALQGLAAGCLPPMLMTVALRFLPPGIKLYGLAGYALTATFAPSLGTPLAALWTDYFNWHWTFWQVIAPCVVAMIAIAHGIPQDPLRLDRFNSFNWRGVLLGTPAICMLVTGLLQGNRLDWFESTLITGLLCGGLLLLVLFLVNEWFAPIPFFKLQMLSNLNLSHALITLGGVLVVLTATGSIPSAYLAQVHGYRPLQTAPMMLLVALPQLLVLPLVAALCNIRRIDCRWVLTAGLGVLALYCFAATRMSPEWIRDNFYALQLLQVVGQPMAVLPLLMQATGGIAPPDGPFASAWFNTVRGLASVIATGVLDALTTSRQHFHSSVLVDRLGNTPELAGQDALASLAHRIHEQVVTLTSIDLYFCMGWVAAALILLIPLMPSRVYPPRAAV from the coding sequence GTGACGGCGGCTGCCAGCGTGGCGCCGCTTAAAGCCCCGGCGCCCACCGCGTTCGGTCTGCAAACCATCACCGGTCTGGTGGGTGTACTGATCGCGGTGCTCGTCGCGGGGATCAACGAAGGTGTGACTCGCATCGCCCTGGCAGACATTCGCGGGGCGATGTTCATCGGCTACGACGAAGCCACATGGGTTACCTCGCTGTATTCGGCCACCTCGTTGACCGCCACCGCATTCGCTCCCTGGTTCGCCGTCACCCTGTCCTTGCGCCGCTTCACCCTCGGGGCCATTGCGGTGTTTATCGTGCTGGCGCTGCTGTGTCCATTGGCACCCGACTATTGCAGCTTTCTGCTGCTGCGCGCCCTGCAGGGACTTGCGGCCGGCTGCCTGCCACCGATGCTGATGACCGTGGCGCTGCGATTTCTGCCGCCAGGCATCAAACTCTATGGTCTGGCGGGTTATGCGCTGACGGCCACCTTCGCGCCCAGTCTCGGCACACCGCTGGCTGCGTTGTGGACTGACTATTTCAATTGGCACTGGACCTTCTGGCAGGTCATCGCGCCGTGTGTGGTGGCGATGATTGCCATTGCCCACGGCATTCCACAGGACCCACTGCGCCTTGACCGGTTCAATTCGTTCAACTGGCGTGGCGTGCTGCTGGGGACGCCGGCGATCTGCATGCTGGTCACGGGTCTCTTGCAGGGCAACCGTCTGGACTGGTTCGAGTCGACGCTGATCACCGGGTTGCTCTGTGGCGGGTTGCTGCTGCTGGTGCTGTTCCTGGTCAATGAGTGGTTCGCGCCCATCCCGTTCTTCAAGCTGCAGATGCTCTCCAATCTCAACCTGTCTCACGCGCTGATCACACTCGGTGGCGTGCTGGTGGTGCTCACCGCGACAGGCTCAATTCCCTCAGCGTACCTGGCGCAGGTGCATGGGTACCGGCCGTTGCAGACAGCGCCAATGATGCTTCTCGTCGCGTTGCCGCAACTGCTGGTGCTGCCGCTGGTCGCCGCCCTGTGCAACATCCGTCGTATCGATTGCAGATGGGTACTGACCGCCGGACTGGGCGTGCTGGCGTTGTATTGCTTCGCCGCGACCCGGATGAGCCCGGAGTGGATTCGCGACAACTTCTACGCACTGCAACTGCTGCAGGTGGTCGGGCAACCCATGGCCGTCCTGCCATTGCTGATGCAAGCCACGGGCGGCATTGCGCCGCCCGACGGTCCCTTTGCCTCGGCGTGGTTCAACACCGTGCGCGGCCTGGCCTCGGTGATTGCGACCGGGGTGCTGGATGCCCTGACGACCTCGCGTCAGCACTTTCACTCCAGCGTGCTGGTGGATCGTTTGGGCAACACGCCGGAGCTGGCTGGACAGGACGCGCTGGCGTCACTGGCGCACCGCATTCACGAGCAGGTCGTGACCCTGACCAGCATCGACCTTTATTTCTGCATGGGCTGGGTGGCAGCTGCGCTGATCCTGCTCATCCCGCTGATGCCGAGCCGGGTCTACCCGCCACGCGCAGCCGTCTGA
- a CDS encoding glycosyltransferase, which translates to MQSLRVACVIPTYNGRRELERLLDSLWAQTAEFDTLIVDSSSTDGTLELARSRCNDVIQIDSKDFNHGGTRQMMAETHPRYDVFVYLTQDAYLEDPRAVENILTPFEDPLVGAVCGRQLPHLDATVLSQHARWFNYPPVSRIKSMDDVPELGIKVPFMSNSFSAYRRDALRAVGGFPRHVILSEDMYVAAKMLLTHWKVAYQGSAVCRHSHNYTLREEFRRYFDIGVFQARESWIHARFGGVRGEGFRYVKSELDFLGLRRWYLWPASFVRNGLKLLAFKLGKEEARLSRPLKRKLGMYKRFWDSENA; encoded by the coding sequence ATGCAGTCTTTGCGCGTGGCCTGTGTGATCCCGACGTACAACGGGCGCAGGGAGCTTGAGCGTTTGCTCGATTCTCTCTGGGCCCAGACCGCAGAATTCGACACCTTGATCGTTGATTCCAGCTCCACTGACGGCACGCTGGAGCTGGCGCGCTCACGTTGCAACGACGTGATCCAGATCGACAGCAAGGATTTCAATCACGGTGGCACCCGACAGATGATGGCCGAGACTCATCCCCGGTACGACGTCTTCGTCTACCTGACCCAGGATGCTTATCTCGAAGACCCGCGTGCGGTTGAAAACATCCTGACGCCGTTCGAGGACCCCTTGGTCGGCGCGGTCTGCGGGCGTCAATTGCCGCACCTGGACGCCACCGTCCTGTCCCAGCATGCCCGCTGGTTCAACTACCCGCCGGTGTCTCGGATCAAGAGCATGGACGACGTGCCGGAGCTGGGCATCAAGGTGCCGTTCATGTCCAACTCGTTTTCTGCCTACCGCCGCGATGCCTTGCGCGCGGTGGGCGGCTTCCCTCGGCATGTGATTCTGTCCGAAGACATGTACGTGGCGGCAAAGATGCTGCTCACCCATTGGAAAGTCGCCTATCAAGGCTCCGCCGTTTGCCGTCACTCGCACAACTACACCCTGCGCGAAGAGTTTCGCCGGTACTTCGACATTGGCGTCTTTCAGGCCCGTGAGTCCTGGATTCACGCGCGGTTCGGCGGTGTGCGAGGGGAGGGATTTCGCTACGTGAAGTCCGAACTGGATTTTCTCGGCCTGCGACGCTGGTACCTCTGGCCAGCATCGTTCGTGCGCAACGGCTTGAAATTGCTGGCGTTCAAACTGGGCAAGGAGGAGGCCAGGTTGTCGCGGCCGTTGAAACGCAAACTGGGGATGTACAAACGGTTTTGGGACAGCGAGAACGCGTGA
- a CDS encoding molybdopterin molybdotransferase MoeA, translating to MSKPEMRGLIPVEEAMERLMSLAEATSITERETVVLADAQGRVLADDLISTLDLPPWPNSAMDGYALRMADWTGEPLPVSQRIFAGQAPQPLQPGTCARIFTGAPVPEGADCVEMQENAEVQPDARVRFLEPLRALQNIRPKGQETTVGDKVLDAGTVMTSIELGLAATLGLGQLDVVRRARVAVLSSGDELIEPGLPLGPGQIYNSNRVLLCSWLKRLGCEVVDAGILPDDLEKTRAALAALGDVDLILSTGGVSVGEADFLGHALREEGEIALWKLAIKPGKPLTFGHFRGVPVIGLPGNPASTLVTFALLARPYLLRRLGVQDVKPLQFKVPAGFVWDKPGNRREYLRGRLEQGRLIAYRNQSSGVLRSAAWADGLIEVIEGTTVAEGDLLNFIPMSEVMG from the coding sequence ATGAGCAAGCCTGAAATGCGTGGCCTGATTCCGGTGGAAGAAGCCATGGAACGCTTGATGAGCCTGGCCGAAGCCACGTCGATCACCGAGCGTGAAACGGTGGTACTGGCCGATGCACAGGGCCGGGTACTCGCCGATGACCTGATTTCCACGCTGGACCTGCCGCCGTGGCCCAACAGCGCCATGGACGGCTACGCGCTGCGGATGGCCGACTGGACCGGGGAACCGTTGCCGGTCAGCCAGCGGATTTTCGCGGGTCAGGCGCCGCAACCCTTGCAGCCGGGCACGTGTGCGCGGATCTTTACCGGCGCTCCGGTGCCCGAAGGCGCGGACTGCGTGGAAATGCAGGAGAACGCCGAGGTTCAGCCCGATGCGCGTGTGCGTTTCCTTGAGCCGTTGAGGGCCCTGCAGAACATCCGTCCCAAAGGCCAGGAGACCACCGTTGGCGACAAGGTGCTCGACGCAGGCACGGTCATGACGTCCATCGAGCTGGGACTGGCGGCCACATTAGGCCTGGGGCAACTGGACGTTGTCCGGCGCGCCCGGGTCGCTGTGTTGTCCAGCGGCGACGAGTTGATCGAGCCGGGTCTGCCGTTGGGACCGGGGCAGATCTACAACAGCAATCGCGTGTTGCTGTGCAGCTGGCTCAAGCGTCTGGGCTGCGAGGTCGTGGATGCCGGGATTCTACCGGACGACCTTGAAAAGACCCGCGCGGCGCTGGCCGCACTGGGTGACGTGGACCTGATTCTTTCAACGGGCGGTGTGTCGGTGGGCGAGGCGGATTTCCTCGGCCATGCATTGCGTGAGGAGGGTGAAATTGCGCTGTGGAAACTGGCGATCAAGCCGGGAAAACCCCTGACCTTTGGTCATTTTCGCGGCGTACCGGTGATCGGTTTACCCGGCAATCCGGCTTCGACGCTGGTGACCTTTGCGCTGTTGGCCAGGCCTTATCTGCTGCGCCGTCTGGGCGTGCAAGACGTCAAACCGCTGCAATTCAAGGTGCCCGCCGGGTTTGTCTGGGACAAGCCTGGCAACCGTCGCGAGTACCTGCGCGGGCGTCTGGAGCAAGGGCGTCTGATCGCTTACCGCAACCAAAGCTCGGGCGTGCTGCGCAGTGCGGCGTGGGCCGATGGCTTGATTGAAGTGATCGAAGGCACCACGGTTGCCGAAGGTGACTTGCTCAACTTCATCCCGATGAGCGAGGTCATGGGCTGA
- the moaB gene encoding molybdenum cofactor biosynthesis protein B, whose amino-acid sequence MKAKADTPFVPLNIAVLTVSDTRTFENDTSGQMFVDRLTAAGHGLIDRVLLKDDLYKIRAQVATWIADDSVQVVLITGGTGFTGRDSTPEAVACLLDKQVDGFGELFRQISVPDIGSSTIQSRALAGLANGTLVCCLPGSTNAVRTGWDGILADQLNNSFRPCNFVPHLKKAEPCATRG is encoded by the coding sequence ATGAAAGCCAAGGCTGACACACCTTTTGTGCCGTTGAACATTGCTGTTTTGACCGTCAGCGACACCCGCACTTTTGAAAATGACACCTCCGGACAGATGTTCGTCGATCGCCTGACCGCCGCCGGTCACGGGTTGATCGACCGCGTGCTGTTGAAGGACGATCTGTACAAGATCCGCGCTCAGGTCGCGACCTGGATTGCAGACGACTCGGTGCAAGTGGTGCTGATCACCGGCGGTACCGGTTTCACCGGTCGCGACAGCACGCCTGAAGCCGTGGCGTGTCTGCTGGACAAACAGGTCGACGGTTTTGGCGAGCTGTTTCGCCAGATCTCGGTACCGGACATCGGCAGCTCCACCATTCAGTCCCGGGCGCTGGCGGGCCTGGCCAATGGCACGCTGGTCTGCTGCCTGCCAGGTTCGACCAATGCGGTGCGCACGGGCTGGGACGGCATCCTTGCCGATCAGTTGAACAACAGTTTTCGCCCGTGCAACTTCGTGCCTCACCTGAAGAAAGCTGAACCGTGCGCAACCCGTGGATGA
- the mobA gene encoding molybdenum cofactor guanylyltransferase MobA, translating into MTAPDALPPCSILLLAGGRGQRMGGRDKGLIEWRGEPLIQHLHRLTRPLTDDLIISCNRNREQYARFADQLVQDDESDFPGPYAGIRAGLAVARHAYLLVMPCDSPLLDVGLLEGLRRMALAHPGKPVMVRQGEQWEPLLCCIPAVHAPVFEAHWQQGQRSPRRTMTDLGAVPFQCPAQDPRLANLNTPDLLIDVRP; encoded by the coding sequence ATGACTGCTCCCGACGCCCTACCGCCCTGCTCGATTCTGCTGTTGGCCGGGGGTCGGGGGCAGCGCATGGGCGGACGCGACAAAGGCCTGATCGAATGGCGCGGCGAGCCGCTGATTCAGCACCTGCACCGCCTGACTCGTCCCTTGACCGACGACCTGATCATTTCCTGCAACCGCAACCGTGAGCAGTACGCGCGTTTCGCCGATCAACTGGTGCAGGACGACGAAAGCGATTTTCCAGGGCCGTATGCCGGGATTCGCGCGGGGCTGGCGGTGGCGCGTCATGCGTACCTGCTGGTGATGCCATGCGACTCGCCGCTGCTGGATGTCGGATTGCTGGAGGGTCTGCGGCGCATGGCGCTGGCGCACCCCGGCAAGCCGGTGATGGTGCGTCAGGGTGAGCAATGGGAGCCCTTGTTGTGTTGCATACCTGCGGTTCACGCGCCGGTGTTCGAGGCGCATTGGCAGCAGGGCCAGCGCAGCCCGAGGCGGACTATGACCGACCTGGGCGCCGTGCCATTTCAATGTCCGGCGCAAGATCCACGGCTGGCGAATCTGAATACGCCGGATTTGTTGATCGATGTCAGGCCTTGA
- a CDS encoding YgdI/YgdR family lipoprotein codes for MKQRTLPAAFLLALGLASLAGCSSPTVITLNDGREIQATDAPKYDEESGFYEFKQLDGKETRINKDQVRTVKEL; via the coding sequence ATGAAACAACGGACCCTTCCTGCAGCCTTCCTGCTCGCACTTGGCCTGGCTTCCCTTGCCGGTTGCTCCTCGCCGACTGTGATCACCCTGAATGACGGCCGTGAGATCCAGGCTACGGATGCGCCGAAATATGACGAAGAATCCGGCTTCTATGAGTTCAAGCAATTGGACGGCAAAGAGACCCGTATCAACAAGGATCAGGTTCGTACTGTAAAAGAACTGTGA
- a CDS encoding NAD(P)/FAD-dependent oxidoreductase produces MPAALPHTGSYYAASVALEPERASLDTAISADVCIIGGGFTGVNTALELAERGMSVVLLEAQRIGWGASGRNGGQLIRGLGHDVSGVERWVGKEGVRYLQQAGSESVDIVRQRVNDNGLACDLRWGYCDLANTQSHWKGLQEELDALTAQGYPHPLRLVEKHALHEVVNSSAYVGGLIDMGSGHLHPLKLILAEARLAEAKGAILYEASPVRRIVHGSKVQVFTDHGQVSAGQVVLACDAFLEKLEPALTGKLLPAGSYIIATEPLGEARARALIPQNMALCDQRVALDYYRLSADNRLLFGGACNYSGRDPANIADYMRPKMERVFPQLKGVGIDFQWGGMIGISANRFPQIGYLPKAPNVFYAQGYSGHGLNVTHFAARILAQAIAERDSRAVELFARVPHRTFPGGERLRSPLLALGMMWYRFKELI; encoded by the coding sequence ATGCCTGCTGCACTGCCACACACGGGTTCGTACTACGCCGCGTCGGTCGCGCTCGAACCTGAGCGCGCCTCTTTGGACACCGCCATCAGCGCCGATGTCTGTATCATCGGCGGTGGATTCACAGGGGTGAACACCGCGCTGGAACTGGCCGAACGCGGGATGTCGGTGGTGCTGCTGGAGGCGCAGCGCATCGGCTGGGGCGCCAGTGGCCGCAATGGAGGGCAGTTGATTCGTGGCCTGGGGCATGACGTCAGCGGCGTCGAGCGCTGGGTCGGCAAGGAAGGCGTGCGGTATTTGCAGCAGGCGGGTTCCGAGTCGGTCGACATCGTGCGCCAGCGGGTGAACGACAACGGCCTGGCGTGCGACCTGCGTTGGGGGTATTGCGACTTGGCCAACACTCAGTCGCACTGGAAGGGATTGCAGGAGGAACTGGACGCGCTGACGGCCCAGGGCTATCCGCACCCGCTGCGGCTGGTCGAAAAACACGCGCTACACGAAGTGGTGAATTCATCCGCCTATGTCGGTGGGTTGATCGACATGGGCTCGGGGCATTTGCACCCGCTCAAGCTGATCCTGGCCGAGGCGCGGCTGGCGGAAGCGAAGGGGGCGATCCTGTACGAGGCGAGCCCGGTGCGCCGGATCGTGCACGGTTCGAAGGTCCAGGTGTTCACCGATCATGGTCAGGTCTCGGCGGGTCAGGTGGTGCTGGCGTGCGATGCGTTTCTCGAAAAGCTGGAGCCGGCACTGACGGGCAAGCTCCTGCCGGCCGGGAGTTACATCATCGCCACCGAGCCGTTGGGCGAGGCGCGGGCGAGGGCGTTGATCCCGCAGAACATGGCGTTGTGTGACCAGCGGGTGGCGCTGGATTATTACCGGTTGTCGGCGGACAACCGGCTGTTGTTCGGCGGGGCCTGTAATTATTCGGGGCGTGATCCGGCGAACATCGCTGATTACATGCGGCCGAAGATGGAGCGGGTGTTCCCGCAGTTGAAGGGTGTGGGAATTGACTTTCAATGGGGCGGGATGATCGGTATCAGTGCCAATCGCTTTCCGCAGATCGGGTATTTGCCGAAGGCGCCGAATGTGTTTTACGCACAGGGTTATTCGGGGCACGGTTTGAACGTCACGCATTTTGCGGCGCGGATTCTGGCACAGGCGATTGCCGAGCGGGACAGTCGGGCGGTGGAGTTGTTTGCCAGGGTTCCGCACCGCACATTTCCCGGCGGGGAGCGGCTGCGTTCGCCGCTGTTAGCGTTGGGGATGATGTGGTATCGGTTCAAGGAGTTGATTTGA
- a CDS encoding polyamine ABC transporter substrate-binding protein, producing the protein MKLIVTTLFLPAMLAGAVTQAHAEGNTVKIYNWSDYIGPTTLEDFQKATGIQPTYDVFDSNETLEGKMLTGRSGYDVVVPSNHFLGRQIKAGAFQKLDKSQLPNWKNLDPQLMKQLEANDPGNQYAVPYLWGTNGIGYNVDKVKAVLGVDTIDSWAVLFEPENMKKLQKCGVSYMDSPDEVFPAVLNYMGLSPRSENAKDYDAATAKLKAVRPYITYFHSSKWVSDLANGDICVAFGYSGDVLQAKSRAEEAKNGVNIAYSIPKEGANVWFDMLAIPKDAEHPKEALAFINYLLEPQVIAKVSETVGYANPNPASNALMGKEITENPSIYPTSEVISRFYISSELKPATLRLMTRKWTDIKSNR; encoded by the coding sequence ATGAAGTTGATCGTTACCACGCTGTTTCTGCCGGCCATGCTCGCTGGCGCAGTCACCCAGGCGCACGCCGAAGGCAACACCGTGAAGATTTACAACTGGTCCGATTACATCGGTCCGACGACGCTGGAGGATTTTCAGAAAGCCACCGGCATCCAGCCGACCTATGACGTGTTCGACTCCAATGAGACGCTGGAAGGCAAGATGCTGACCGGCCGTTCGGGCTACGACGTGGTCGTGCCGTCGAACCACTTCCTGGGTCGGCAAATCAAGGCCGGGGCGTTCCAGAAGCTCGACAAGAGCCAATTGCCGAACTGGAAAAACCTTGACCCGCAACTGATGAAGCAACTGGAGGCCAACGATCCGGGCAACCAGTACGCCGTGCCGTACCTGTGGGGCACCAATGGCATCGGCTACAACGTGGACAAGGTCAAGGCCGTACTTGGTGTCGACACCATCGATTCCTGGGCGGTGTTATTCGAGCCCGAGAACATGAAGAAACTGCAGAAGTGTGGCGTTTCCTACATGGACTCGCCCGATGAAGTGTTCCCCGCCGTGCTCAACTACATGGGCCTTTCCCCGCGTAGCGAGAACGCCAAGGACTACGACGCGGCGACCGCGAAGCTCAAAGCAGTGCGCCCGTACATCACCTATTTCCACTCCTCCAAATGGGTGTCGGACCTGGCCAACGGCGACATCTGCGTCGCGTTCGGTTATTCCGGCGATGTTTTGCAGGCCAAGTCCCGTGCTGAAGAAGCGAAGAATGGCGTGAACATCGCCTACTCCATTCCCAAGGAAGGGGCCAACGTCTGGTTCGACATGCTGGCGATTCCCAAGGACGCTGAGCACCCGAAAGAGGCGCTGGCATTCATCAACTACCTGCTCGAACCGCAGGTCATCGCCAAAGTCAGTGAGACGGTCGGTTACGCCAACCCGAACCCTGCGTCCAATGCGCTGATGGGCAAGGAAATCACCGAGAACCCGTCGATCTACCCGACGTCTGAGGTGATTAGCCGGTTTTACATCTCCTCGGAATTGAAACCTGCGACCTTGCGCCTGATGACGCGCAAGTGGACCGACATCAAATCCAATCGCTAA
- a CDS encoding glutamine synthetase family protein: MKDPLAEWLKSYGITEVECVVSDLTGIARGKILPTNKFLNEHGMRLPESVLLQTVTGDYVDDDIYYNLLDPADIDMTCRPDPQAVYVLPWAIEPTAMVIHDTFDRYGNPIELSPRNVLKKVLELYAAQGWRPVVAPEMEFYLTQRCADPDLPLQVPTGRSGRPESGRQSFSIEAANEFDPLFEDVYDWCEAQGLDLDTLIHEDGPAQMEINFRHGDALDLADQITVFKRTMREAALKHDVAATFMAKPITDEPGSAMHLHQSVVDIKTGLSVFSTPEGEPSKLFLQHIGGLQRYIPEVLPLFAPNANSFRRFLPDTSAPVNVEWGEENRTVGLRVPASNAQARRVENRLPGADANPYLAIAASLLCGYMGMIEGCDPSAPVQGRGYERRNLRLPLTIEDALERMEASAAVRRVLGDKFVQGYVAVKRAEHENYKRVISSWERQFLMMSV, from the coding sequence GTGAAAGACCCACTCGCCGAGTGGTTGAAAAGCTACGGCATCACCGAAGTCGAATGCGTGGTCAGCGACCTGACCGGCATCGCCCGCGGCAAGATTCTGCCTACCAACAAATTCCTCAACGAACACGGCATGCGCCTGCCCGAAAGCGTGCTGCTGCAGACCGTGACCGGCGACTACGTCGACGACGACATCTACTACAACCTGCTCGATCCGGCCGACATCGACATGACCTGCCGCCCCGATCCGCAGGCGGTCTACGTGCTGCCCTGGGCGATCGAGCCGACGGCGATGGTCATTCACGACACCTTTGATCGCTACGGCAATCCCATCGAGTTGTCGCCACGCAACGTGCTCAAGAAAGTGTTGGAGCTCTACGCCGCGCAGGGCTGGCGGCCGGTGGTGGCGCCGGAGATGGAGTTCTACCTGACCCAGCGCTGCGCGGACCCGGACTTGCCGTTGCAAGTGCCGACCGGACGTTCCGGGCGTCCCGAGAGCGGGCGTCAATCATTCTCCATCGAAGCGGCCAACGAATTCGATCCGCTGTTCGAAGACGTGTACGACTGGTGCGAGGCGCAAGGGCTGGACCTGGACACGCTGATCCACGAAGACGGCCCGGCGCAGATGGAAATCAACTTCCGTCATGGCGACGCGCTGGACCTGGCCGACCAGATCACAGTGTTCAAACGCACCATGCGCGAGGCGGCACTCAAGCATGATGTGGCGGCGACCTTCATGGCCAAGCCGATCACCGACGAACCCGGCAGCGCCATGCACCTGCATCAGAGCGTGGTCGACATCAAGACCGGCCTGAGCGTCTTCAGCACGCCCGAAGGCGAGCCCAGCAAACTGTTTCTGCAACACATCGGCGGCCTGCAGCGCTACATCCCCGAAGTGCTGCCGCTGTTCGCGCCGAACGCCAACTCGTTCCGCCGTTTTCTGCCGGATACCTCGGCGCCGGTCAACGTGGAATGGGGCGAGGAGAATCGCACCGTCGGCTTGCGTGTGCCGGCGTCCAACGCGCAGGCGCGGCGGGTCGAAAACCGTCTGCCGGGCGCTGACGCCAACCCGTACCTGGCCATCGCCGCCAGCCTGCTGTGCGGCTACATGGGCATGATCGAAGGCTGCGACCCGAGCGCCCCGGTTCAGGGCCGGGGCTATGAACGACGCAACCTGCGCCTGCCATTGACCATCGAAGACGCGCTGGAACGCATGGAAGCCAGCGCTGCGGTGCGCAGGGTCCTCGGCGACAAGTTCGTGCAGGGTTACGTCGCGGTCAAACGCGCCGAACATGAAAACTACAAGCGCGTGATCAGCTCATGGGAACGCCAGTTCCTGATGATGAGCGTCTAA